A single window of Nicotiana sylvestris chromosome 5, ASM39365v2, whole genome shotgun sequence DNA harbors:
- the LOC104210487 gene encoding fumarylacetoacetase yields the protein MVLKSFVEVEPESHFPLENLPYGVFKPEPGSLPRPGVAIGDYVLDLSALSSAGLFDGPLLKNSDCFNQPNLNKFVGLGRPAWKEARATLQKLLSATEPTLRDNAALRQIALLPMDKVQMLLPVAIGDYTDFFSSMHHAKNCGTIFRGPENPINLNWFHLPIAYHGRASSIVISGTDIIRPRGQGHPTVNSAPYFGPSRKLDFELEMAAVVGPGNELGTTVDVNDAADHIFGLVLMNDWSARDIQAWEYVPLGPFLGKSFGTTISPWIVTLDALEPFACEAPKQNPSPLTYLVEKTSRNYDISLEVLIKPSGQADSCVVTRSNFNHLYWTITQQLAHHTINGCNLRPGDLFGTGTISGPEPESYGCLLELTWNGQKPLSLGGITRTFLEDGDEVTFFGYCQGNGYKVGFGRCSGKIVPAPQ from the exons ATGGTGCTGAAGTCGTTTGTTGAAGTTGAACCGGAATCTCACTTCCCTCTCGAGAACTTACCTTACGGTGTATTCAAGCCTGAACCGGGTTCATTACCTCGACCGGGCGTCGCTATCGGAGATTACGTCTTGGACTTATCGGCTCTTAGCTCCGCCGGTTTATTTGACGGTCCTTTACTCAAAAACTCCGATTGTTTCAATCAG CCTAACTTGAACAAATTTGTGGGATTGGGACGACCTGCATGGAAGGAAGCTCGGGCGACATTGCAAAAGCTGTTATCAG CCACGGAACCAACTCTGCGCGACAATGCTGCTTTAAGGCAGATAGCTCTTCTGCCTATG GACAAAGTCCAAATGCTTCTACCTGTCGCCATTGGAGACTACACGGACTTCTTCTCATCAATGCACCATGCCAAGAATTGTGGGACTATCTTTCGTGGCCCCGAAAATCCTATCAACCTTAATTG GTTCCATCTTCCTATTGCTTACCATGGGAGAGCATCGTCAATTGTCATTTCTGGAACTGATATTATTAGACCCAG AGGACAAGGTCATCCAACTGTTAATTCTGCGCCGTATTTTGGACCTTCTAGAAAATTGGattttgagttagaaatg GCTGCTGTAGTTGGCCCTGGTAATGAACTAGGAACAACGGTGGATGTCAATGATGCTGCAGATCATATATTTGGACTTGTCTTGATGAATGATTGGAGTG CAAGAGATATCCAGGCATGGGAGTACGTGCCTCTTGGTCCCTTTCTTGGAAAGAGCTTTG GCACAACCATATCTCCTTGGATTGTGACGTTAGATGCCTTAGAACCGTTTGCATGCGAGGCCCCAAAGCAG AACCCTTCTCCATTAACATATCTTGTGGAGAAGACATCAAGAAACTATGACATTTCCTTGGAG GTTCTCATTAAACCTTCTGGGCAAGCCGATTCATGTGTTGTGACAAGAAGCAACTTCAACCACTT ATATTGGACGATTACACAACAACTAGCACACCATACTATCAATGGTTGCAACCTAAGGCCTGGGGACCTGTTTGGAACTGGAACTATCAGTGGACCA GAACCAGAATCCTATGGATGCTTGCTTGAATTGACATGGAATGGACAGAAACCTCTGTCTTTAGGTGGAATTACCCGTACATTCTTAGAAGATGGAGATGAAGTAACTTTCTTTGGTTATTGCCAG GGCAATGGATACAAAGTTGGTTTTGGAAGATGCTCGGGGAAGATTGTCCCGGCTCCACAATGA
- the LOC104210486 gene encoding uncharacterized protein has product MNFFFSTFFGHNKIVKTKMSKIFMFFFFFFSFLVLESLAIERVSIVESIIMSEDMIKMAGYGEEKLSTVFIHGKVVCDNNSGCNNNNIKDEISELGPRPIPGASVAVFCGSSGKARRSWARNTTDEDGEFLIDLPSHLHAIPNLEKTCLVKVLHLPRNTICGHAFRGKHKGLELTSIGDGIRTYTTDTIHLTPKVSQRCRKRVDKKQQETVSII; this is encoded by the exons ATGAATTTTTTCTTCAGCACATTTTTTGGACACAATAAAATTGTGAAGACAAAAATGAGCAAAATCtttatgtttttcttcttctttttctcatttcttGTTCTTGAAAGTTTGGCTATAGAGAGAGTTTCTATAGTTGAATCAATTATTATGAGTGAAGATATGATAAAAATGGCTGGTTATGGAGAAGAAAAGCTTTCAACTGTTTTTATTCATGGAAAAGTTGTTTGTGATAATAATTCTGgctgtaataataataatatcaagGATGAGATTTCAGAACTTGGTCCTCGACCTATCCCAG GTGCATCAGTGGCTGTGTTCTGTGGATCTAGTGGAAAGGCAAGAAGATCATGGGCAAGAAACACTACAGATGAAGATGGAGAATTCCTTATTGATCTTCCTTCTCATCTTCATGCtattccaaacttggaaaaaaCATGTCTAGTTAAAGTACTACATCTGCCAAGAAACACCATTTGTGGACATGCTTTTAGAGGAAAACACAAAGGACTCGAGCTTACTTCTATCGGTGATGGCATCCGTACTTACACGACAGATACAATTCATCTGACCCCTAAAGTTTCACAAAGGTGCAGAAAGAGAGTTGACAAAAAGCAACAAGAAACTGTAAGCATCATTTAG
- the LOC104210485 gene encoding acyl carrier protein 3, mitochondrial isoform X2: MQSLRSSILKYVRVRIPLQVQFQAENRNVLNILNLQIRTCSFSGATNQDEIKERVLNLVKKFDKIDATKVNESADFQKDLSLDSLDRVELVMAFEQEFSIEIPDEEADKLKCCADVAQYIISGAEKKDGKTS; the protein is encoded by the exons ATGCAAAGCTTGAGATCCTCTATTCTGAAGTATGTGAGGGTTAGGATCCCATTGCAAGTACAGTTTCAAGCTGAAAATCGGAATGTGTTAAATATACTCAATTTGCAAATACGCACTTGCAGCTTTTCTGGTGCCACCAATCAGGATGAGATAAAAGAACGAGTGCTTAACCTGGTGAAGAAATTTGACAAGATTGATGCAACCAAG GTTAATGAGAGTGCTGATTTCCAGAAGGATTTGAGCCTAGACAGCTTAGATAGAGTGGAACTTGTCATGGCTTTCGAACAAGAATTCTCAATTGAGATACCTGATGAAGAAGCAGACAAACTTAAATGTTGTGCTGATGTCGCTCAATATATCATTTCTGGGGCTGAGAAGAAAGACGGGAAGACTTCATAA
- the LOC104210485 gene encoding acyl carrier protein 3, mitochondrial isoform X1: MELLYRFKMQSLRSSILKYVRVRIPLQVQFQAENRNVLNILNLQIRTCSFSGATNQDEIKERVLNLVKKFDKIDATKVNESADFQKDLSLDSLDRVELVMAFEQEFSIEIPDEEADKLKCCADVAQYIISGAEKKDGKTS; the protein is encoded by the exons ATGGAATTGCTCTATAG GTTCAAAATGCAAAGCTTGAGATCCTCTATTCTGAAGTATGTGAGGGTTAGGATCCCATTGCAAGTACAGTTTCAAGCTGAAAATCGGAATGTGTTAAATATACTCAATTTGCAAATACGCACTTGCAGCTTTTCTGGTGCCACCAATCAGGATGAGATAAAAGAACGAGTGCTTAACCTGGTGAAGAAATTTGACAAGATTGATGCAACCAAG GTTAATGAGAGTGCTGATTTCCAGAAGGATTTGAGCCTAGACAGCTTAGATAGAGTGGAACTTGTCATGGCTTTCGAACAAGAATTCTCAATTGAGATACCTGATGAAGAAGCAGACAAACTTAAATGTTGTGCTGATGTCGCTCAATATATCATTTCTGGGGCTGAGAAGAAAGACGGGAAGACTTCATAA
- the LOC104217812 gene encoding mannan endo-1,4-beta-mannosidase 6-like, producing the protein MDTQWRDKKLYPALGIFTILSLLYFSFSDNLNFSFPQIFLRQPKMGFVGVNKTQFVIKNEDPKTHSLTFQELYINGWNSYWLMEESVWESSRYRVSEMLRRGAEMGLNVCRTWAFSDGGGPNDLQLLPGVFNERVFKGLDYVIVEARKHNIRLILSLVNNLNAYGGTAQYVRWAQEAGTNVSSSGDAFFTNPTVKAYYKSFVKAVVTRKNSISGVKYSEEPAIFAWELINEPRCESSSSAAALQAWIVEMAGFVKNLDQKHLVTIGLEGFYGVEKTGSFGVNPGKWAASLGVDFIENSAIDNIDFTSVHAYPHSWIQGINSDAKVEFLSHWVDSHISEAEKILKKPVLFTEVGFPSSTQKEGLHDRNIYLKIVYDKIYESAKKRKAGAGALVWQLLVEGMERYGDKFSFIAWKHPSTYKLIVQQSCRLLNTSSQGVSHRKLNRKDHCLANAS; encoded by the exons ATGGACACACAATGGAGGGACAAAAAACTATATCCAGCATTAGGCATTTTCACCATTCTTTCTCTTTTATACTTCAGCTTCAGTGACAACCTTAATTTTTCCTTCCCACAAATCTTTCTAAGGCAACCAAAGATGGGTTTTGTTGGAGTTAATAAAACTCAATTTGTGATCAAGAATGAGGACCCAAAGActcattctttaacatttcaagAATTGTATATTAATGGGTGGAATTCTTATTGGTTAATGGAAGAAAGTGTGTGGGAATCTTCAAGGTATAGAGTCTCTGAGATGTTGAGAAGAGGTGCTGAAATGGGGTTGAATGTTTGTAGGACTTGGGCTTTTAGTGATGGTGGTGGGCCCAATGATCTTCAGCTACTACCTGGTGTCTTTAATGAAAGAGTCTTTAAG GGATTGGATTATGTTATTGTTGAGGCAAGGAAGCATAACATCAGATTAATCCTCAGTCTTGTAAACAATTTAAATGCTTATGGTGGCACTGCTCAATATGTGAGGTGGGCGCAAGAAGCTGGTACCAATGTGTCTTCATCAGGTGATGCATTCTTTACCAACCCAACGGTCAAAGCGTACTACAAGTCTTTTGTCAAG GCTGTTGTGACAAGAAAAAACTCCATAAGTGGAGTTAAATATTCAGAAGAACCAGCCATATTTGCGTGGGAACTCATAAATGAACCTCGCTGTGAATCCAGTTCATCAGCTGCTGCTCTTCAG GCATGGATCGTTGAGATGGCTGGATTTGTCAAAAATCTGGATCAGAAGCATCTTGTGACTATTGGACTCGAGGGCTTCTATGGTGTGGAAAAAACTGGAAGCTTTGGAGTGAACCCCGGGAAATGGGCTGCATCACTTGGAGTGGACTTCATTGAGAACTCGGCTATTGACAACATCGATTTTACTTCTGTTCATGCTTACCCCCATAGTTG GATTCAAGGTATAAATTCAGACGCGAAAGTAGAGTTTCTATCTCATTGGGTTGATTCTCACATTAGTGAAGCTGAAAAGATCCTTAAAAAGCCAGTTCTCTTCACAGAAGTCGGGTTTCCCTCAAGTACGCAAAAGGAAGGATTACATGACAGAAATATTTATCTGAAAATAGTTTATGACAAGATTTATGAGTCAGCAAAGAAGAGGAAAGCTGGTGCAGGCGCCTTAGTTTGGCAGTTGTTGGTGGAAGGAATGGAGCGATATGGTGACAAGTTCTCGTTTATAGCGTGGAAGCATCCCTCTACGTATAAACTGATAGTACAGCAATCTTGCAGGCTACTCAATACATCTTCTCAAGGCGTCTCACATAGAAAACTCAATCGAAAAGATCATTGTTTAGCTAATGCATCTTGA